The DNA segment GCCAAGGGGTTCCTCTCCCAGTACGCTGATCTGGACGTGGACCGGTCGTTCGCCATCTTGCGTAGGTACTGCCGCGATCGGAACCTGCGCCTGACCGATGTCGCGCTGCAGCTGGTCGATCGTGAGCTTCCCGCCGACGTGGTGCTCGGGCACGGCCACGAGAAAGGGCTTGGGCGAGGGGCCGCCCGAACACAGTAGAGCCCCGGAGCGACCGAGGCGAGATCGCACCGATCAGGTCTGATGGTGCGTCAGATAGAGGTCAGGACGGCGGACGTTTGTGGGCGAGCAGGGTGGTGATCAGTTCGGCGTGCGCCCAGGCCAGCCCGCGTGCCCCACGGGGCACGCCGGTGACCGCGTCGATCTGTTCGCTGATGGCCGCCGGATCGACGTGGGCGACCACGAACCTCAGGTACCCATCGGCGAGGTCCCGGTTGCCCTTGTGCAGGTGGTACTGGGCCATCCACAACGTCGCGATCGGCCAGGGATTTCCACCCGTGCTGCCGAAGCCGTCGTTGGCGTCCTCGGGGAACCGGCCGATGCCGGCTCCCGAGTTCCCAGCCCGTCGCCACGCCAGGTTGACCGGCCACTTGGCTGCAAAGTGCGCCTCCAGCCGTCGCGCGGTCTGCGCCAGACAGGGGTGATTGAGGTCGCTCCCGCCGTCGAAAGCGAGCAGGGCGCTGCCCAGGACGCTCACGTCCAGGCGGGTCGTGTGCTTGAACCACGCCGGTTCGGGATCCAGGACGTGCCGCCAACCGCCTGCAGGGTCGACGAAAGTGGGACGTTCGTCGGTGACGCGACACCGTCGGGCGAGGTCCGGGTCGACTTCTGTCGCGACCGCCGCGGCCAGATGCAGCGCCCGCCGACGCAGGTTCGACGCGTGGAAGCTGCGGCCCTTGATGAGTTCCCAGAGGTCGAATCCCGTGCGCCGGCCGGGCAGCAGCAGGTGTTCCAGGAAGGGGCGGACGATCTCGACGGCGTCGGGGTTCAGAGTGAGGACCGCGAGCACCGTGGCGGCCGGTCCGTCGTGCTGCGGATCGCCGTAGCCACCGACCGGTGCGCCGCCCATGGTGGTCCGCCCCGCGGCCACGGCACCGCTGTGTCCGATCCGGTCGACGAACCCCAGGTAGCCGCGGCACAGCGCAGCGGATCGGGCGCGCAGATCCAGCGGCCCAAAGTTGGACAGCGCGTGCAGGGCGAGCGCGGTGGCGGCGGCGTCCCGCTGCCAGAAGAACCAGTAGTCCGGCTCGTCCGGCCCGGCCTGCGGTGCCGCGGCAATGGCGCCGTTCGGGGCGCAGCAGGCCTCGATCGCGGCGAATGCCTTACGCAGCAGAGCCTCCCGGTCCACCGCCACGACCGGGCAGGCCGGGCCCGGGATGTACAGGGGGCACACGGCTCGGTCCACGCCACGCAGGACGTCGAGGTCGAGGGCGATTCGAGCAAGGTAGGGATGTCCGGCACCGGCCGCGCGAAAGGCCACCGCGGCCTGTTCCTGCACCAGGGCCGTGCCCAGCATGCGCAGGATCTGGGCGGAGGTCGCGGCTCCTCGTCCGAGGGTCCGGTGCATCCATCGCGGTGTCGGCCCGGCTCCGACGTACCAGGCGTGGCAACCCGGCACCGGGGGGATTTCGTCGCCGAAGATTCCCACGGCCGGCGTGGTGAGGGTGACCGGACGGCCGCCGCCGACGACGATGACCTGCAGACCCGAAGCCTGCAGCAGCAGTCGTACCTGATCGCTGCCGCCGATGGCTGCCTCGTCGATCAGGACAACGAACGGTTCGCCCTGCCACAGCGCAGGTGTCACCGGTGACCGAGATTCTGCGGATCGCGGTGCTGGCCTCGGTGGCGCATCGCACCCCGCCGCGCAGTTACGGGCCGTGGGAACAGGTCGCGTCCACCCTGGCCGAGGGCCTGGTGGCGCTCGGGCACGACGTCACGCTGTTCGCCACCGCCGATTCGCTGACCACCGCTCGATTGCACAGCGAAGTGCCGACCGGCTACGAGGAGGACCTGGCGATCGATGCCAAGGTCTGCGAGGGCTTGCACATCGCCGCAGCCTTCGAGCGCGCGGGCGAATTCGACCTGTTGTCCAACCAGTTCGATTTCCTGCCGCTGACGTACAGCCGCCTGGTGTCGACCCCGGTGGTCACCACGATTCACGGGTTCTCCTCCGAGCGGATAGTGCCGGTGTACCGAACCTACGACGAGACCTCGCACTACGTCGCGATCAGTGACGCCGACCGGCACCCGGACCTGGGCTACGCGGCGACGATCCACCACGGCATCGACCTGGCCCGGTTCACCTTCGTGCCCGAACCCGGCGGATATCTGCTCTTCCTCGGACGGATCCATCCGCACAAGGGCACCCACCTGGCGATCGAGGTCGCCCGACGCGTCGGGATGCCGCTGGTGATTGCCGGGATCGTGCAGGACGAGGAGTACTTCCGCGAGCAGGTGCAGCCGCAGCTCGGCCCCGACATCACCTACGTCGGGCCCGTGGCCCCGATCGAGCGTGACGGGTTGCTGGGCGGCGCGTTGGCCCTGTTGCACCTGATCGGCTTCGCCGAACCCTTCGGCCTGTCGGTCGTCGAGTCGTTGGCCGCCGGCACTCCGGTCATCGCGTTCGGTCTCGGCTCGATGCCGGAGCTGATCGATCACGGCCGGACCGGATTTCTGGTGGCTGATCTCGCGGGTGCTCTGGAGGCCGTGTCGAAGGTCGGGCAGCTGGATCGGGCGTCGTGCCGCGCCGAGGCTGTGGCGCGTTTCTCCGCCGAGCGCATGGTGGCGGACTACGCGGAATTGTTCGCGCGGATCGTCGCCGGGGGATCTCCGGTGGCGAGCCGGGCGAGCAACTCGGCGACGTTGAAGAAGGCAAAACGCACCGAGGCATCGCTCACTCCGTAGGGCAGCAGCAGCGTTCCCTCGTGGATCATCCCACCGCAGGAGTAGACAACGTTCGGCACGTAACCGTTGCGCTCGTCCTCGTTGGGCCGCATCAGCGGTTGACGCAGGCGCCCGAGAACCTTCGTGGGGTCGTCCAGATCCAGCAGCAGGGCGCCGAGGCAGTACTCGCGCATCGGACCGACGGCATGGGTGAGCACCAACCAACCGGCCTCGGTCTCCAACGGCGAACCGCAATTTCCGGTCTGGATCAGCTCCCAGGGCTCGCGGGGTTCGTAGACCTGCGGGCCGTTCTCCCACCGCCGGCCGTCGGCGGAGGAGGCGATCGAGCAGTTCTCCCGGTCCCAGCGCGACAACGCGAAGTACCGGCCGCCGATCCGACGGGGGAACAACGCCATTCCCTTGTTCTTCGCGCCCGGCCCGGCGAACTGGCTGACGGCGAACTCGTGGAAGTCGGTCGTCGCGATCAGTTGGGGCACGATGTGGTTGCCGTCGAAGGCGGTGTACGGGGCCAGGTAACGCACGGCCCCGTCGTCGTCGACGAAGCGCACGAAGCGCGCGTCCTCCAGCCCGTGGCTCTCGGCCGGCCCGTATGGCCACAGCACGCGCTCGGGCAGGGTCGACTCCTTGGCGAACACCACGCGGTAGCTGTTGCGGACCAGGCTTCGAGCAATCTCATCGGTGTGCGCGCCACCGTGTCGGGTGACCTGTTGACCGTGCAGCGCTTGCAGGGCGACCTCGAGATCCGCATAGCCGAACTCGGTGGCGAGTTGACTGACCAGGTACCGCGCGCTCTCGGTGTCCGCGCCCTCCTCCCGCAGCC comes from the Sporichthyaceae bacterium genome and includes:
- a CDS encoding glycoside hydrolase family 130 protein → MITRSDVVLRADPSRVLALLFVPGHELPTETESRATGVLSRILAMPEEAVRAALEHVRTEYLGRHRDLSGILRANYDQIAHRIPSGDPLTAERKALLGATFTNEYSIEGAALFNPSVVPHPDQSDLPTGAVRFVMSLRAVGEGHVSSIEFRTGVWGPGHTLSFDDPGPHVEQGAIARTRHDREVFADRLREEGADTESARYLVSQLATEFGYADLEVALQALHGQQVTRHGGAHTDEIARSLVRNSYRVVFAKESTLPERVLWPYGPAESHGLEDARFVRFVDDDGAVRYLAPYTAFDGNHIVPQLIATTDFHEFAVSQFAGPGAKNKGMALFPRRIGGRYFALSRWDRENCSIASSADGRRWENGPQVYEPREPWELIQTGNCGSPLETEAGWLVLTHAVGPMREYCLGALLLDLDDPTKVLGRLRQPLMRPNEDERNGYVPNVVYSCGGMIHEGTLLLPYGVSDASVRFAFFNVAELLARLATGDPPATIRANNSA
- a CDS encoding glycoside hydrolase family 15 protein, whose translation is MTPALWQGEPFVVLIDEAAIGGSDQVRLLLQASGLQVIVVGGGRPVTLTTPAVGIFGDEIPPVPGCHAWYVGAGPTPRWMHRTLGRGAATSAQILRMLGTALVQEQAAVAFRAAGAGHPYLARIALDLDVLRGVDRAVCPLYIPGPACPVVAVDREALLRKAFAAIEACCAPNGAIAAAPQAGPDEPDYWFFWQRDAAATALALHALSNFGPLDLRARSAALCRGYLGFVDRIGHSGAVAAGRTTMGGAPVGGYGDPQHDGPAATVLAVLTLNPDAVEIVRPFLEHLLLPGRRTGFDLWELIKGRSFHASNLRRRALHLAAAVATEVDPDLARRCRVTDERPTFVDPAGGWRHVLDPEPAWFKHTTRLDVSVLGSALLAFDGGSDLNHPCLAQTARRLEAHFAAKWPVNLAWRRAGNSGAGIGRFPEDANDGFGSTGGNPWPIATLWMAQYHLHKGNRDLADGYLRFVVAHVDPAAISEQIDAVTGVPRGARGLAWAHAELITTLLAHKRPPS
- a CDS encoding glycosyltransferase family 4 protein; translation: MTEILRIAVLASVAHRTPPRSYGPWEQVASTLAEGLVALGHDVTLFATADSLTTARLHSEVPTGYEEDLAIDAKVCEGLHIAAAFERAGEFDLLSNQFDFLPLTYSRLVSTPVVTTIHGFSSERIVPVYRTYDETSHYVAISDADRHPDLGYAATIHHGIDLARFTFVPEPGGYLLFLGRIHPHKGTHLAIEVARRVGMPLVIAGIVQDEEYFREQVQPQLGPDITYVGPVAPIERDGLLGGALALLHLIGFAEPFGLSVVESLAAGTPVIAFGLGSMPELIDHGRTGFLVADLAGALEAVSKVGQLDRASCRAEAVARFSAERMVADYAELFARIVAGGSPVASRASNSATLKKAKRTEASLTP